A genomic window from Candidatus Tumulicola sp. includes:
- a CDS encoding STAS domain-containing protein — protein sequence MALQLKIKETSQPGSTRISLAGDLDSAGGKQARRQLARVVKSGRTDLTIDLDGVGDLSSSGLAALIATLRLARDAGGNVTIEAAKEPIRRILELTGLSRVFRLQPQAAHTTQAAPAA from the coding sequence ATGGCCCTGCAACTGAAAATCAAAGAAACGTCCCAGCCCGGTTCTACGCGCATTTCGCTCGCCGGGGATCTTGATTCGGCCGGCGGCAAACAGGCACGCCGACAGCTAGCCCGCGTCGTGAAGTCTGGCCGAACCGACCTCACGATCGATCTCGACGGCGTCGGCGACTTGAGCTCGTCCGGCCTCGCGGCCCTCATCGCCACCTTGCGTTTGGCACGCGACGCCGGCGGCAACGTGACCATTGAAGCGGCCAAGGAACCCATCCGCCGTATCTTGGAGCTAACCGGCCTATCGCGCGTCTTCCGGCTGCAGCCTCAAGCGGCACACACCACGCAAGCCGCACCGGCAGCCTAA
- a CDS encoding TolC family protein encodes MRVRSLLAALCLASAVTAWQTSAADAAGSSKIAQVATPVPALNSAVPPRVSLTLADALQLALANNLTFKSAIADVKIAIGRIVQARGSALPSLSAGYSYFHTANAAVFKIPTGPTTFQTIQLSATDLNNVNATLQWALYNGGATQAAIGSAAAGLSAAESEVSAVKGNIVRDTTSAYFQLVQAQRTALIADEAVSVAQKSLDISNQLFHAGTAARADVLKQQVVLSNAQVQDVQANSAVAIANAVLANLLNINLNSTVSPAEPLEGPTPTFTMDEVLQDAQVKRPEVAAAQDAVSIAEHAVQSARAGALPTISLQVQDASSKPNFQNVPQPQLSETLAATWRLFDGGLTKGKVVEAQANVDKAKVQLQQQRNAVDLEARKAFLNYRAAQSQVAAAKSAQDSAAESLRVTQLRYRAGAGTAIELADAQLSNTQAETQFVAALANLRIALVTLQAAAGLLQQ; translated from the coding sequence ATGCGCGTCAGATCGCTGCTTGCGGCGCTGTGTCTCGCGTCCGCCGTCACTGCCTGGCAAACTTCTGCGGCTGATGCCGCGGGCTCATCCAAAATCGCCCAAGTCGCCACTCCGGTTCCGGCGCTCAATAGCGCGGTGCCGCCCCGCGTGTCGCTGACCCTGGCGGACGCGCTGCAGCTCGCACTCGCGAACAATCTCACCTTCAAGAGCGCCATCGCCGACGTGAAAATCGCGATCGGGCGCATCGTCCAGGCACGCGGCAGCGCGCTTCCGAGTTTGAGCGCCGGCTATTCCTATTTTCACACGGCCAACGCCGCCGTGTTCAAAATCCCGACCGGGCCGACAACGTTTCAAACAATCCAACTGTCCGCCACCGACCTCAACAATGTGAACGCCACGCTGCAGTGGGCGCTTTATAACGGCGGCGCAACGCAAGCGGCGATCGGCAGCGCTGCAGCCGGACTTTCAGCTGCGGAGAGCGAGGTGTCGGCGGTCAAAGGCAACATCGTGCGCGACACGACCAGCGCGTACTTCCAGCTGGTCCAGGCGCAGCGGACCGCGCTGATCGCCGATGAGGCGGTGAGCGTCGCGCAAAAAAGCTTGGACATATCGAATCAACTATTTCACGCAGGCACCGCCGCGCGCGCCGACGTGCTCAAGCAGCAGGTCGTGCTCTCCAACGCGCAGGTGCAGGACGTGCAAGCCAACAGCGCGGTGGCGATCGCGAACGCGGTGCTCGCCAACCTCCTGAACATCAACCTCAACAGCACGGTCTCGCCGGCCGAACCACTTGAAGGTCCGACCCCGACCTTCACGATGGACGAAGTCTTGCAAGATGCGCAAGTCAAGCGGCCGGAGGTCGCTGCGGCCCAGGACGCCGTCTCGATCGCCGAGCACGCCGTGCAAAGCGCGCGGGCAGGGGCGCTGCCGACCATCTCACTGCAAGTCCAAGACGCAAGCTCGAAGCCCAATTTTCAAAACGTGCCGCAACCCCAGCTCTCGGAAACACTGGCCGCGACGTGGCGTCTCTTCGACGGCGGGCTGACCAAGGGAAAGGTCGTCGAGGCTCAAGCCAACGTCGACAAGGCGAAAGTGCAATTGCAGCAGCAGCGCAACGCCGTGGACCTGGAGGCGCGCAAGGCTTTCCTCAACTACAGGGCCGCGCAGTCGCAAGTGGCGGCCGCGAAGTCAGCGCAAGATTCTGCAGCAGAGAGTCTGCGCGTCACGCAGCTCCGCTATCGGGCGGGTGCGGGAACGGCGATCGAACTCGCCGACGCGCAGCTGAGCAATACGCAGGCGGAGACGCAGTTCGTCGCGGCGCTCGCCAACCTGCGCATCGCACTCGTGACGCTGCAAGCCGCGGCGGGGTTGTTGCAGCAATAA
- a CDS encoding polyribonucleotide nucleotidyltransferase, translated as MPESVSMELGGRTLTIETGELARQASGSAFVRYGETCILAAATASANPREGIDFFPLTCDYEERMYAAGKIPGGFIKREGRPSEKATLTARLIDRPIRPLFPDGFRHDIHVICTVLSVDPEVDPDVVALVGAGAALAVSAIPIEGTVAGVRVGMVEGEYVVNPTPAQLEKSIVDVIIAGTEKAVMMVEGGGKEVSEETFLGAVEFGHQRLREILKIVGELARRAGKPKREFPLFLPSPAMRQFVDQAFGDDIKHAMRVTGKQERERAFDAVTRTEALRRIVGLPLEHELRPLLEDPRNHDFDKCVKGRQEDELRTMVVDEGLRPDGRRLDEVRPISARVSVVPRTHGSGLFTRGETQIFTAATLGSISDEQRIDGLGPMTFKRFMHHYNFPPYSVGETRPMRGPGRREIGHGLLAERAIAPMLPPQDAFPYTLRLVSETFESNGSSSMGSVCASTLALMDAGVPLPKHIGGVAMGLILKDGRAGILTDIQGLEDALGEMDFKVAGTVDGITAVQMDIKVQGITIDIMRRAMEQARESRMHIIGKLRDAIAAPRKGLSKYAPRMFVLEIHPDKIKDVIGPGGKVINKIVAETGAKIDIEDDGRVFLASPDAASAEKARRMVEDIVKDVEVGEVYTGVVKRIMNFGAFVQILPGKEGLIHISQLAAHRVNRVEDEVNIGDEVIVQVREIDHQGRINLTRKGAGAPEPAPR; from the coding sequence TTGCCAGAGTCCGTCAGCATGGAGCTGGGCGGGCGCACGCTCACTATCGAAACGGGTGAGCTTGCACGCCAAGCCAGCGGCTCCGCATTTGTCCGATACGGCGAAACCTGCATCTTGGCAGCCGCCACCGCCAGCGCCAACCCGCGCGAAGGCATCGATTTTTTCCCGCTCACCTGCGATTACGAAGAGCGCATGTACGCCGCAGGCAAGATCCCCGGCGGCTTCATCAAGCGCGAGGGCAGGCCCTCAGAAAAGGCGACGCTCACCGCGCGCCTGATCGACCGGCCCATCCGCCCGCTTTTCCCCGACGGTTTCCGCCACGACATCCACGTCATCTGCACGGTGCTTTCGGTCGACCCTGAAGTCGATCCGGATGTCGTAGCGCTAGTCGGCGCGGGTGCCGCTCTGGCGGTGTCAGCTATCCCGATCGAGGGCACCGTCGCCGGCGTGCGCGTCGGCATGGTGGAGGGCGAGTACGTCGTCAATCCCACGCCCGCGCAGCTCGAGAAGAGCATTGTCGACGTCATCATCGCCGGAACCGAAAAGGCCGTGATGATGGTCGAGGGCGGTGGCAAAGAGGTCTCGGAAGAGACGTTTTTGGGCGCCGTCGAGTTCGGGCATCAGCGCCTGAGAGAAATTCTGAAGATCGTAGGCGAGTTGGCGCGCAGGGCGGGCAAGCCGAAGCGCGAGTTCCCGCTCTTCCTGCCGTCGCCTGCGATGCGCCAGTTCGTCGACCAAGCCTTTGGCGACGACATCAAGCACGCCATGCGCGTCACCGGCAAGCAGGAACGTGAGCGCGCGTTCGACGCCGTCACTCGCACAGAGGCGCTGCGGCGCATCGTCGGTCTTCCGTTAGAACACGAGTTGCGCCCGTTGCTCGAGGACCCGCGCAACCACGACTTCGACAAGTGCGTGAAGGGCCGCCAAGAGGACGAGTTGCGGACGATGGTCGTCGACGAGGGGCTGCGCCCCGACGGCCGCAGGCTCGACGAAGTGCGCCCGATTTCGGCGCGCGTCAGCGTCGTGCCGCGCACGCACGGTTCCGGACTGTTCACGCGCGGTGAGACACAGATCTTCACCGCCGCGACGTTGGGCTCGATCTCGGACGAGCAGCGCATCGATGGCCTCGGCCCGATGACGTTCAAGCGCTTCATGCATCACTACAACTTCCCGCCGTACTCGGTGGGCGAGACCCGGCCGATGCGCGGTCCGGGCCGCCGCGAGATCGGACACGGCCTTCTGGCGGAGCGCGCCATCGCGCCGATGCTGCCGCCCCAAGATGCGTTCCCCTATACGCTGCGGTTGGTCTCTGAGACATTCGAAAGCAACGGCTCGTCCTCGATGGGCTCGGTGTGCGCGAGCACCCTTGCGCTCATGGATGCCGGCGTGCCGCTGCCCAAACACATCGGCGGCGTCGCCATGGGTCTGATCCTCAAAGACGGCCGAGCCGGCATCCTCACCGACATCCAAGGTTTGGAAGACGCGCTCGGCGAGATGGATTTCAAAGTCGCAGGCACGGTGGACGGCATCACCGCGGTGCAGATGGACATCAAGGTGCAGGGCATCACGATCGACATCATGCGCCGCGCCATGGAGCAAGCGCGCGAAAGCCGCATGCACATCATCGGCAAGCTGCGCGACGCCATCGCCGCGCCGCGCAAAGGTCTTTCGAAGTACGCGCCGCGGATGTTCGTGCTGGAGATCCATCCGGACAAGATCAAAGACGTCATCGGCCCAGGCGGCAAGGTCATCAACAAGATCGTGGCCGAGACCGGCGCCAAGATCGACATCGAAGACGACGGACGCGTGTTCTTGGCCTCGCCGGATGCGGCATCGGCCGAAAAGGCGCGCCGCATGGTGGAGGACATCGTCAAGGACGTCGAGGTCGGCGAGGTCTATACGGGCGTCGTCAAGCGCATCATGAACTTCGGTGCGTTCGTGCAGATCTTGCCGGGCAAGGAAGGCTTGATCCACATCTCGCAGCTGGCGGCGCATCGCGTGAATCGGGTCGAGGACGAAGTGAACATCGGCGACGAGGTGATCGTCCAGGTGCGCGAGATCGATCACCAAGGGCGGATCAACCTGACGCGCAAGGGCGCGGGCGCCCCCGAACCCGCCCCCCGCTAA
- the rpsO gene encoding 30S ribosomal protein S15: protein MALTKDHKTTVIGKHKRADNDTGSPEVQIALLTEAINELTGHLQTHKKDHASRRGLLMKVGKRRRLLRYLESSDLERYRKIVGELGLRH, encoded by the coding sequence ATGGCATTAACGAAAGATCACAAAACGACAGTCATCGGCAAGCATAAGCGAGCCGACAACGATACCGGGTCGCCCGAAGTCCAAATCGCACTTTTGACCGAAGCGATCAACGAGCTCACCGGCCACCTTCAAACACATAAGAAGGACCACGCCAGCCGGCGCGGTCTTCTCATGAAGGTGGGCAAACGGCGGCGCTTGCTGCGCTACTTGGAGAGCTCGGATCTCGAGCGCTATCGCAAGATCGTGGGCGAACTCGGCCTGCGACACTAG
- a CDS encoding LysM peptidoglycan-binding domain-containing protein: MTLIPLIQLLSLVLVFAMPVVWASQVFTSSPARFDRVVVTRGDTVWSLVARRSEPGTDVNEAAYNVMAANHLKADASLQPGQVLLIPR; the protein is encoded by the coding sequence GTGACCCTGATTCCCCTCATCCAATTGCTCTCCCTCGTGCTGGTGTTCGCCATGCCGGTGGTGTGGGCGTCCCAAGTCTTCACGTCCAGCCCCGCGCGCTTTGACAGGGTCGTCGTCACTCGCGGTGACACGGTTTGGAGCCTCGTGGCACGCAGATCGGAGCCGGGCACAGACGTCAACGAAGCCGCCTATAACGTGATGGCGGCGAACCACCTCAAGGCTGACGCCAGCCTCCAGCCGGGCCAGGTCTTGCTGATCCCCAGATAA
- the lexA gene encoding transcriptional repressor LexA, whose protein sequence is MDRKTTPRQQAILDTINDYRREHGYPPSVREIGERVGLSSSSTVQSHLRTLQRKGLIHRDPTKPRALVSGTDHAREVVTLPLLGRVAAGIPITASENIEEEIALPSNLVAKSGSFMLRVKGDSMMDAAILDGDLIVVQPTQVAENGEIVVAQVEGVETEATVKTFYKEANRIRLQPENKFMEPIYATDVQIVGKVSAVIRKL, encoded by the coding sequence GTGGATCGCAAGACGACGCCGCGGCAGCAGGCCATTCTCGATACCATCAACGACTATCGGCGCGAGCACGGTTACCCGCCGTCGGTGCGAGAGATCGGCGAGCGCGTCGGACTGTCGAGCAGCTCGACCGTCCAAAGCCACCTCCGCACGTTGCAGCGCAAAGGACTGATCCACCGCGACCCGACCAAGCCACGCGCGCTCGTTTCAGGCACCGACCATGCCCGCGAAGTCGTCACGCTGCCGCTACTCGGCCGCGTCGCCGCCGGCATCCCCATCACCGCCTCCGAAAACATCGAAGAAGAGATCGCGCTGCCGTCCAACTTGGTAGCGAAATCCGGCTCGTTCATGCTGCGCGTGAAGGGCGACTCCATGATGGACGCGGCCATCCTCGATGGCGACCTCATCGTGGTGCAGCCGACGCAGGTCGCCGAAAATGGCGAGATCGTGGTGGCGCAAGTCGAAGGCGTTGAAACCGAGGCGACCGTCAAGACCTTTTATAAGGAAGCCAATCGCATCCGGTTGCAGCCCGAGAACAAATTCATGGAGCCGATCTACGCGACGGATGTGCAGATCGTGGGCAAGGTTTCCGCGGTTATAAGGAAACTCTAA
- a CDS encoding gamma-glutamyl-gamma-aminobutyrate hydrolase family protein (Members of this family of hydrolases with an active site Cys residue belong to MEROPS family C26.): protein MRPRIAITVGPDDAGKPGARAKYRAAVEQAGGEPVLLFVSGGADAVASALEAFDGLLIPGGKDIAPESYGSKPHPLVEPSPKELDDFEIDAARSAKASGLPTLGICRGIQLMNVALGGTLFEDIDDQYDAPAGFIVRHQQTPGAARSEPTHPVDLSAGSRLATALGSTTVSTNSLHHQALRTVAYDLATVGKTRDGIVEAVESRDEHPFFAGVQWHPEEMVGQDGPSRSLFATLVAKAAERARSRKATSGAG, encoded by the coding sequence ATGCGCCCAAGAATCGCCATCACCGTCGGACCTGACGATGCCGGCAAACCCGGCGCGCGCGCGAAGTATCGCGCCGCCGTGGAACAGGCCGGCGGCGAGCCGGTGCTGCTGTTCGTCTCGGGCGGCGCCGACGCAGTGGCATCCGCGCTGGAGGCTTTCGATGGGTTGCTGATCCCGGGCGGCAAGGACATCGCGCCTGAAAGCTACGGGAGCAAGCCGCATCCGCTCGTGGAACCAAGCCCAAAGGAACTCGACGATTTCGAAATCGATGCGGCGCGCAGCGCCAAGGCATCGGGACTGCCGACGCTTGGCATCTGCCGCGGCATCCAACTGATGAACGTGGCACTGGGCGGCACCCTCTTCGAGGACATCGACGATCAGTACGACGCGCCGGCCGGCTTCATCGTGCGTCACCAGCAGACGCCGGGAGCGGCGCGCAGCGAGCCGACGCATCCCGTAGACTTGAGCGCAGGCTCGCGATTGGCGACTGCGCTTGGCTCGACCACCGTGTCGACAAACTCGCTGCATCACCAGGCGTTGCGCACGGTGGCTTACGATCTGGCCACCGTCGGCAAAACGCGCGACGGCATCGTCGAAGCCGTGGAATCGCGCGACGAGCACCCGTTCTTCGCCGGCGTGCAATGGCACCCCGAAGAGATGGTCGGGCAGGACGGCCCGAGCCGTTCGCTGTTCGCCACGCTGGTGGCCAAGGCCGCGGAGCGGGCGCGCAGCCGCAAAGCGACTTCCGGCGCGGGCTAG
- a CDS encoding PTS transporter subunit EIIC produces the protein MRGLEAAVGALEVRLLPPLQRAADEPHLAAIRAAIQPTFYVLIAGTVIAFFMLPREDVFAQFLDAYHVGFGAMGVALTILLANHLALRFGYNQAAAILLSFAAFGISLPRPIPHDPLVLLGNLSASSLFLALIVSLATGEFLRWSHRLIRNRSLAIAAAAIAASIFFGGIAAALSPSHLSIADVALGIIKPLVGVGDTLPALLLVVFLQVLLWSAGVHGPAFLAAITTPVFLAAIDQNGQAIIHHQQPEHIVTITLFVFIFLGGSGATISLNLMMLGSKIPRLRKLGMASLLPSFLNINEPLIFGIPLVMNPSLTIPFVVVPLLLASVTYGAMWFGLVNKTTVFLPGALPAPIAAWLTTSTGHGDWRAVLLHGDWRAVVLVFVNFAITFVCYLPFYRTFEEAVRQAPATEEQLVKTAEAIREHELEVERHPERQPHEIPPDEPLR, from the coding sequence ATGCGCGGACTCGAAGCCGCGGTTGGCGCGCTCGAAGTGCGCCTGCTTCCGCCCCTTCAGCGGGCCGCGGACGAACCGCACCTAGCCGCGATCCGCGCGGCCATCCAGCCCACGTTCTACGTCCTCATCGCCGGCACCGTGATCGCTTTCTTCATGCTGCCGCGCGAGGACGTTTTCGCGCAATTCCTCGATGCGTACCACGTCGGCTTCGGCGCAATGGGCGTCGCGCTGACGATCTTGCTGGCCAACCATCTCGCTTTGCGTTTCGGCTACAATCAGGCCGCCGCGATCTTGCTCAGCTTCGCCGCATTCGGCATCTCCCTGCCGCGCCCGATACCCCACGACCCGCTGGTCTTGCTGGGCAACCTATCGGCCAGCAGCCTTTTCCTGGCGCTCATCGTGAGTCTGGCGACGGGCGAATTTCTGCGCTGGTCGCACCGCCTGATCCGCAACCGCTCGCTGGCGATCGCCGCGGCCGCGATCGCCGCCAGCATCTTCTTCGGCGGCATCGCGGCGGCGCTCTCGCCTTCACACCTGAGCATCGCCGACGTCGCGCTTGGCATCATCAAGCCGCTGGTCGGCGTCGGGGACACGCTGCCGGCGCTGCTGCTGGTCGTGTTCCTCCAAGTGCTCCTGTGGAGCGCAGGGGTGCACGGCCCGGCATTCCTTGCTGCGATCACCACCCCGGTATTCCTCGCTGCGATCGATCAAAACGGCCAGGCCATCATCCACCATCAACAACCCGAGCACATCGTGACCATCACGCTGTTCGTGTTCATTTTCCTCGGCGGCTCGGGCGCCACGATCTCGCTCAACCTGATGATGCTGGGCTCGAAGATCCCGCGATTGCGCAAGCTCGGCATGGCCTCGCTGCTGCCGAGCTTCCTGAACATCAACGAACCGCTGATCTTCGGGATTCCGCTGGTGATGAATCCGTCGTTGACGATCCCGTTCGTCGTCGTGCCCCTGCTCCTCGCGTCGGTGACGTATGGCGCGATGTGGTTCGGGCTGGTCAACAAGACCACCGTGTTCTTGCCGGGTGCGCTGCCCGCGCCGATCGCCGCATGGCTGACCACCTCGACGGGCCACGGCGACTGGCGAGCGGTGCTGCTGCACGGGGACTGGCGAGCGGTGGTGCTCGTGTTCGTCAACTTCGCGATCACGTTTGTCTGCTATCTTCCTTTTTACCGGACTTTTGAGGAAGCGGTGCGCCAAGCGCCGGCCACCGAAGAGCAATTGGTCAAGACCGCCGAGGCGATCCGCGAGCACGAGCTCGAGGTCGAACGCCACCCGGAACGGCAGCCGCACGAGATCCCGCCGGACGAGCCCTTGCGATGA
- a CDS encoding methionine gamma-lyase family protein, whose protein sequence is MKAVLRGAAQRFSFPASVVAAAEGAIDDCASAWAGREVTALEVTSKVVAAFARAGLDDAHLAGSTGYAYHDRGREAYEALLAEILDAPAVLARAQLTSGTQAIVATIAALTPPGGRLCMLTGRPYDTLRMALADAPNALAKTGVRYSETPWKADEELHDEDVIASLRVGPDVVFIQRSRGYAPRRSLNIADIAKLVELKRAHAPRAIIVVDNCYGELVEAREPGAVGADVAVGSLIKNPGGGMAATGAYVAGTPELVARVADRVFAPGLGGAVGPTLEGQRWMLAGLHRAPRAVAESLKVLDFAAALFARLGFVVSPKTGEQRTDIIQAIRLKSVTNIVAFARGLQKLLPINARAAPEPGPVPGYAEPVIMAGGAFVSGSTLELSCDAPLREPFEMYLQGGMDAGHGMLATMSAAAAVMAQS, encoded by the coding sequence ATGAAAGCGGTCTTGCGCGGCGCGGCGCAGCGCTTTTCGTTTCCGGCATCCGTCGTGGCAGCGGCTGAAGGCGCCATCGACGATTGCGCCTCGGCATGGGCAGGGCGCGAGGTCACCGCGCTCGAGGTCACGAGCAAGGTGGTGGCCGCTTTTGCGCGCGCCGGCCTTGACGACGCTCATCTCGCGGGCAGCACGGGGTACGCTTACCACGATCGCGGCCGCGAAGCATACGAAGCGTTGCTCGCGGAGATCCTCGACGCGCCGGCTGTCCTTGCGCGCGCGCAGCTGACCAGCGGCACCCAAGCGATCGTGGCCACCATCGCAGCCTTGACGCCTCCGGGCGGCCGCTTGTGCATGCTGACCGGCCGGCCCTACGATACGCTTCGCATGGCCCTGGCGGACGCGCCCAACGCCTTGGCCAAAACAGGCGTGCGTTATTCCGAGACGCCGTGGAAAGCCGACGAAGAGCTGCACGATGAGGACGTCATCGCGTCGCTTCGAGTCGGCCCCGATGTCGTCTTCATCCAACGCTCCCGCGGTTACGCGCCGCGCCGTTCGCTCAACATCGCCGACATCGCCAAGCTGGTGGAGCTGAAGCGCGCGCATGCGCCGCGCGCGATCATCGTGGTGGACAACTGTTACGGCGAACTCGTCGAAGCGCGCGAGCCGGGCGCCGTCGGCGCCGACGTCGCAGTAGGCTCGTTGATCAAGAATCCAGGCGGCGGCATGGCGGCGACGGGCGCCTACGTCGCGGGCACGCCGGAGCTCGTGGCCCGCGTGGCCGACCGCGTCTTCGCGCCCGGCTTGGGCGGCGCCGTTGGACCGACGCTCGAAGGTCAACGCTGGATGCTCGCCGGTCTGCACCGAGCCCCGCGCGCGGTGGCGGAAAGTCTAAAAGTCTTGGACTTCGCGGCGGCGCTGTTCGCGCGGCTCGGTTTTGTCGTGTCTCCCAAGACGGGCGAGCAGCGCACGGATATCATCCAGGCGATACGGTTGAAGAGCGTGACCAACATCGTCGCATTTGCGCGCGGCCTGCAAAAACTGCTGCCCATCAACGCAAGGGCAGCGCCCGAACCTGGACCGGTACCGGGTTACGCCGAGCCCGTCATCATGGCGGGAGGCGCCTTCGTTTCTGGTTCGACGCTCGAGCTTTCGTGCGACGCGCCGCTGCGCGAGCCGTTCGAAATGTATTTGCAGGGCGGCATGGATGCGGGCCACGGCATGCTCGCGACGATGAGCGCGGCGGCCGCCGTCATGGCCCAATCCTGA
- a CDS encoding PilZ domain-containing protein produces MRVSVSLPVEFTLEGEAAGRAGSALDLGAGGMRLVASYDLPAHAVLEIKFRLPGSERSIRARGRAVASAFLGGEKKFHHGVAFTSMDPDDRTAVLEFVDAQDTRRQTRS; encoded by the coding sequence GTGCGTGTGTCGGTGTCGCTGCCCGTTGAATTCACGCTCGAAGGCGAAGCTGCCGGTCGAGCGGGTTCGGCGCTTGACCTCGGCGCAGGCGGCATGCGCCTGGTCGCCTCGTACGATCTCCCGGCTCACGCCGTCCTCGAGATCAAGTTCCGGCTGCCCGGATCGGAACGTTCGATTCGCGCGCGCGGGCGCGCGGTGGCCAGCGCCTTCTTAGGCGGCGAAAAAAAGTTTCATCACGGGGTCGCTTTCACGTCGATGGATCCCGATGATCGAACTGCTGTTTTGGAATTCGTGGACGCGCAAGACACGCGCCGGCAAACGCGGAGCTAG
- a CDS encoding FHA domain-containing protein: MNGPLDGKRWPFDEAITIGRDHENAQAVLSTDRSVSRRHASVNVENGALFLSDLESSNGTFLDGRPVKDRTAIATGTPFVVGRTLLRVLEIP, translated from the coding sequence ATGAACGGCCCGCTTGACGGCAAACGCTGGCCGTTTGACGAGGCCATCACGATCGGACGAGATCATGAAAATGCGCAGGCGGTGCTCTCGACCGACCGCAGCGTTTCGCGCCGCCACGCCAGCGTGAACGTTGAAAACGGCGCGCTTTTCTTGAGCGATCTGGAAAGCAGCAACGGCACATTTCTCGACGGGCGACCCGTGAAAGACCGCACGGCCATTGCGACAGGCACGCCGTTCGTGGTCGGTCGCACGCTGCTGCGCGTCCTCGAAATTCCTTGA
- the panC gene encoding pantoate--beta-alanine ligase, giving the protein MRRIDSIAELRSARDKLSAPVGFVPTMGALHAGHESLVARARAECASVVVSLFVNPLQFAPSEDFERYPRTPEADSARLERHGADILFAPGKSEMFPPNAQFAVVPGAVAASLEGQRRPHFFGGVATVVLKLFNIIRPERAYFGQKDAQQLAVVRRMVIDLDLPIEIVACATVREDDGLALSSRNAYLKPQERSEAGRLFRALQLVAQRLSRGQRDVSAALREAEAVLPPLKLDYLAVVDPARFEPLTEAPAGAALLAVGAAFAGATRLIDNLEFKTP; this is encoded by the coding sequence TTGAGGCGCATAGACAGCATAGCCGAGCTGCGATCGGCGCGCGATAAGCTTTCCGCGCCGGTTGGATTTGTGCCGACGATGGGAGCGTTGCACGCGGGTCACGAGTCGCTCGTGGCGCGCGCGCGCGCCGAATGCGCGTCGGTGGTGGTGTCGCTCTTCGTGAACCCGCTGCAGTTCGCGCCAAGCGAAGATTTCGAGCGCTATCCCCGCACGCCAGAAGCCGACAGCGCAAGGCTCGAGCGCCACGGCGCCGACATCCTGTTCGCGCCCGGCAAGAGCGAGATGTTCCCCCCAAACGCGCAGTTCGCAGTCGTTCCGGGGGCGGTCGCGGCGAGTCTTGAGGGGCAGCGGCGCCCGCATTTCTTCGGCGGCGTCGCGACCGTCGTGCTCAAGCTGTTCAACATCATCCGGCCGGAGCGCGCCTACTTCGGACAAAAAGACGCGCAGCAACTCGCTGTCGTGAGACGCATGGTGATCGATCTGGATTTGCCCATCGAAATCGTGGCTTGCGCGACCGTCAGAGAAGACGACGGCCTAGCGCTGTCGTCGCGCAACGCATACCTCAAGCCGCAGGAGCGAAGCGAAGCGGGGCGCCTTTTTCGCGCACTCCAGCTCGTGGCCCAGCGCCTGAGCAGGGGTCAGCGCGACGTCTCCGCAGCCCTGCGGGAGGCGGAAGCCGTCTTGCCTCCATTGAAACTAGACTACCTCGCTGTCGTGGACCCAGCGCGCTTCGAACCCCTCACGGAGGCGCCGGCCGGAGCCGCGCTGCTGGCGGTGGGCGCCGCGTTCGCGGGAGCCACCCGGCTCATCGACAACCTGGAATTCAAAACACCATAA